A single genomic interval of Physeter macrocephalus isolate SW-GA chromosome 5, ASM283717v5, whole genome shotgun sequence harbors:
- the SOSTDC1 gene encoding sclerostin domain-containing protein 1, which translates to MLLPAIHFYLIPLACILMKSCLAFKNDATEILYSHVVKPVPAQPSNNSTMNQARNGGRHFSDTGLDRNTRVQVGCRELRSTKYISDGQCTSISPLKELVCAGECLPLPVLPNWIGGGYGTKYWSRRSSQEWRCVNDKTRTQRIQLQCQDGSTRTYKITVVTACKCKRYTRQHNESSHNFESMSPAKPAQHHRERKRASKSSKHSMS; encoded by the exons ATGCTTCTTCCTGCCATTCATTTCTATCTCATTCCCCTTGCATGCATCCTAATGAAAAGctgtttggcttttaaaaatgatgccACAGAAATCCTTTATTCACATGTGGTTAAACCTGTTCCAGCACAGCCCAGCAACAACAGCACGATGAATCAAGCCAGAAATGGAGGCAGGCATTTCAGTGACACTGGACTGGATCGGAACA CTCGAGTTCAAGTAGGTTGCCGGGAACTGCGTTCCACCAAATACATCTCTGACGGCCAGTGCACTAGCATCAGCCCCCTGAAGGAGCTGGTGTGCGCTGGCGAATGCTTACCCCTGCCTGTGCTCCCCAATTGGATCGGAGGAGGCTATGGAACAAAGTACTGGAGCAGGAGGAGCTCCCAGGAGTGGAGGTGTGTCAATGACAAAACGCGTACCCAGAGAATCCAGCTGCAGTGCCAAGATGGCAGCACGCGCACCTACAAAATCACGGTGGTCACAGCCTGCAAGTGCAAGAGGTACACGCGGCAGCACAATGAGTCCAGTCATAACTTCGAGAGCATGTCGCCTGCCAAGCCAGCCCAGCATCACAGAGAGCGGAAAAGAGCCAGCAAATCCAGCAAGCACAGcatgagttag